The proteins below are encoded in one region of Betaproteobacteria bacterium:
- a CDS encoding glutamate synthase subunit alpha, with translation MEQEVPDRQGLYDPANEHDACGVGFVAHFKGQKSHSIVEQGLLILKNLDHRGAVGADPLQGDGAGILIQIPDQFYREEMAKQGVTLPPLGEYGVGMVFLPQEAASRHACVEEIERSVTAEGQVMLGWRDVPVKADMPMSPTVKATEPVIRQVFVGRGPDVFVTDALERKLYIIRRRAANAIKSLKLKHGQEFYVPSFSARTVNYKGLLLANQVGVYYQDLQDKRTVSALALVHQRFSTNTFPTWDLAHPFRYIAHNGEINTVRGNVNWFKAREQAISSPILGNDLQKVWPLHYPGQSDSASFDNALELLVMGGGYSLAQAVMLMIPEAWEKHTTMDENRRAFYEYHAAMMEPWDGPAAVAFTDGRQIGATLDRNGLRPARYLVTDDDLVVMASESGVLPIPEKKIVKKWRLQPGKMFLIDMEQGRIIDDLELKDSLAKAKPYREWIEKIRIKLDEVEAPAEACDTASASLIDRQQAFGYTQEDIKVILEPMVQNGEEATGSMGTDSALPVLSRKNKTLYSYFKQLFAQVTNPPIDPIREELVMSLVSFVGPKPNLLNTADINPPIRLEVSQPVLTKADIEKLRHIGKYTSGKFSSFELDICYPLAWGKAGVEARLASLAADAEDAVRSGANILIVSDRKIDANNVAIPALLATSAIHQHLVIKGLRTSTGLVVETGSARETHHFALLGGYGAEAVHPYLALETIEGFAKGDAEKADKFVKNFVKAIGKGLNKVMSKMGISTYMSYTGAQIFEAIGLQKDFIEKYFTGTPSNIEGIGVFEVAEEAIRLHEEAFSTDPVLTNMLDAGGEYAFRIRGEDHTWTPDSIAKLQHATRSGKTETYKEYAALINDQTKRHLTLRGLFEFKPQGAAIPLEEVESSKEIVKRFATGAMSLGSISTEAHTTLAIAMNRIGGKSNTGEGGEDARRFAPVKGGAKLSEIIGAGRIERDIVLKDGDSLRSAIKQVASGRFGVTAEYLVNADQIQIKMAQGAKPGEGGQLPGHKVSEYIGFLRHSVPGVGLISPPPHHDIYSIEDLAQLIHDLKNANDRASISVKLVSEVGVGTVAAGVAKAKADHVVIAGFDGGTGASPQSSIKHAGTPWELGLAETQQTLVLNRLRSRIRVQVDGQLKTGRDVVIGALLGADEFGFATAPLVVEGCIMMRKCHLNTCPVGVATQDPELRKRFTGQPEHVVNYFFFIADEVREIMAQLGIRKFDDLVGRADLLDMRTGIEHWKAKGLDFSKVFYLPNVPADVPRRQTETQDHGLDRALDHKLIEQARPALENGQKVQIETSIINVNRTCGTMLSGQVARRYGNAGLPDDTIHVKLTGTAGQAFSAFLAKGVTMELTGEGNDYVGKGLSGGRIIIKPSPDFRGDTQENIIVGNTVLYGATDGEAFLAGVGGERFAVRNSGGTAVVEGVGDHGCEYMTGGTVVVLGMTGRNFAAGMSGGIAYVLDEDGTFKQRANLAQVALEKVLPANRHAAGEPLHLGLADETLLKDLITRHVEYTSSETAKRILANWDVYREKFVKVYPHEYKRALTEMAAAQKEAA, from the coding sequence ATGGAACAGGAAGTACCTGATCGGCAGGGTTTGTATGATCCCGCCAACGAGCACGACGCTTGCGGCGTAGGTTTTGTGGCCCATTTCAAAGGGCAAAAAAGTCACAGCATCGTCGAGCAGGGCTTGTTGATCCTGAAAAATCTGGATCACCGAGGTGCCGTTGGCGCTGATCCGTTGCAGGGTGACGGTGCTGGTATCCTTATCCAGATTCCGGACCAGTTTTATCGAGAAGAAATGGCCAAGCAGGGCGTGACCCTTCCACCTCTTGGTGAGTATGGCGTTGGCATGGTGTTTCTGCCACAAGAAGCTGCTTCGCGTCATGCCTGTGTAGAGGAAATTGAGCGCTCGGTGACGGCAGAGGGGCAGGTGATGCTAGGTTGGCGTGACGTGCCGGTCAAAGCCGATATGCCAATGTCGCCAACGGTCAAAGCGACGGAACCTGTGATCCGCCAGGTTTTTGTCGGCCGAGGGCCTGATGTCTTCGTGACAGATGCCTTGGAGCGCAAACTGTACATCATTAGACGTCGTGCGGCCAATGCCATCAAGTCGCTCAAGCTGAAGCACGGACAAGAGTTTTATGTGCCCTCATTCTCGGCGCGAACAGTTAATTACAAGGGCTTGCTGCTGGCCAATCAGGTGGGGGTCTATTATCAGGATCTCCAGGACAAGCGCACTGTTTCGGCACTGGCCTTGGTTCATCAACGCTTCTCTACCAACACCTTCCCGACTTGGGATCTTGCCCACCCGTTCCGTTATATTGCCCATAACGGCGAAATCAATACGGTGCGCGGTAATGTGAATTGGTTCAAGGCCCGTGAGCAGGCAATTTCCTCGCCGATCCTTGGCAATGACCTGCAAAAAGTGTGGCCGCTGCATTATCCCGGTCAGTCTGACTCGGCATCCTTTGATAATGCGCTAGAACTGCTTGTCATGGGTGGTGGCTATTCACTGGCTCAGGCTGTGATGCTGATGATCCCAGAGGCATGGGAAAAACACACAACGATGGACGAAAACCGTCGTGCCTTCTATGAATATCATGCTGCGATGATGGAGCCGTGGGACGGTCCTGCCGCCGTTGCCTTTACCGATGGTCGTCAGATTGGCGCTACGCTTGATCGTAATGGTCTGCGTCCGGCCCGCTATCTGGTGACTGACGATGACCTCGTGGTCATGGCTTCAGAATCAGGTGTGCTGCCGATTCCGGAAAAGAAAATCGTCAAGAAATGGCGTTTGCAGCCGGGCAAGATGTTCCTGATTGATATGGAGCAGGGCCGAATTATTGACGACCTGGAGCTCAAGGACTCGCTGGCCAAGGCAAAACCTTACCGCGAGTGGATCGAAAAGATCCGTATCAAGCTTGACGAAGTTGAAGCGCCGGCTGAGGCCTGCGATACGGCGTCTGCTTCCCTTATCGATCGCCAGCAGGCTTTTGGCTACACCCAGGAAGATATCAAGGTCATTCTGGAGCCGATGGTCCAGAATGGGGAAGAGGCGACCGGTTCCATGGGGACTGACTCCGCCTTGCCGGTTCTGTCGAGAAAAAACAAGACGCTGTATAGCTATTTCAAGCAGCTATTCGCTCAGGTAACGAATCCGCCGATTGATCCAATTCGCGAAGAGTTGGTTATGTCGCTCGTTTCGTTTGTCGGTCCGAAGCCGAACCTGTTGAATACTGCCGACATCAATCCGCCGATCCGTCTTGAGGTCTCTCAGCCGGTATTGACCAAGGCTGACATTGAAAAGCTACGCCATATCGGCAAGTACACATCGGGCAAATTCAGTTCGTTTGAGCTGGATATATGCTACCCCCTTGCATGGGGTAAGGCCGGGGTTGAGGCACGCTTGGCATCGCTGGCAGCTGATGCAGAAGATGCTGTACGGTCGGGTGCGAATATCCTGATTGTTTCCGACCGCAAGATTGATGCGAATAACGTAGCTATCCCGGCGTTGCTGGCGACTTCTGCAATTCATCAGCACCTGGTCATCAAGGGTTTGCGCACAAGTACGGGTCTAGTCGTGGAGACAGGTTCAGCGCGCGAAACGCATCATTTTGCGCTCCTTGGAGGGTATGGTGCCGAGGCAGTTCATCCCTACCTGGCGCTTGAGACGATTGAGGGTTTTGCCAAGGGTGATGCCGAGAAGGCAGATAAGTTTGTCAAGAACTTCGTCAAGGCAATTGGCAAGGGCTTGAACAAGGTCATGTCCAAGATGGGTATTTCGACCTACATGTCCTATACCGGCGCGCAAATATTTGAAGCGATCGGTCTACAGAAGGATTTCATCGAAAAATATTTCACTGGTACGCCTTCGAACATTGAAGGTATCGGTGTTTTCGAGGTTGCAGAAGAGGCCATCCGTCTTCATGAAGAGGCGTTTTCGACCGATCCTGTATTGACCAACATGCTGGATGCCGGCGGCGAATACGCCTTCCGCATCCGCGGAGAGGATCATACCTGGACACCGGACTCGATTGCCAAACTGCAGCATGCGACGCGCTCTGGGAAGACAGAGACCTACAAAGAATACGCCGCGCTGATTAATGATCAGACCAAGCGTCACCTGACTTTGCGTGGATTGTTCGAGTTCAAGCCCCAAGGTGCAGCAATTCCTCTTGAAGAGGTCGAGTCGTCCAAGGAAATCGTCAAGCGTTTTGCTACCGGTGCCATGTCACTCGGTTCCATTTCCACGGAAGCCCACACCACACTTGCAATCGCGATGAACCGAATTGGTGGCAAGTCCAATACCGGTGAAGGTGGCGAAGATGCCCGACGTTTTGCGCCAGTCAAAGGCGGTGCCAAGCTATCCGAGATTATTGGTGCTGGCCGCATCGAGCGCGACATCGTACTGAAGGATGGCGATTCCCTGCGTTCAGCCATCAAACAGGTTGCTTCCGGTCGCTTTGGTGTCACGGCCGAGTATCTTGTCAACGCCGACCAGATCCAGATAAAGATGGCGCAAGGAGCCAAGCCGGGCGAAGGCGGTCAGTTGCCGGGGCACAAGGTTTCCGAATACATCGGCTTCCTGCGTCACTCCGTGCCGGGCGTCGGCCTGATTTCGCCGCCGCCGCACCACGATATCTACTCCATCGAAGATTTGGCGCAATTGATTCACGATCTGAAGAACGCCAATGACCGTGCCTCCATCTCCGTCAAACTCGTATCGGAAGTAGGTGTTGGTACGGTAGCTGCCGGTGTGGCCAAGGCCAAAGCCGATCACGTGGTGATTGCCGGGTTTGACGGTGGTACGGGCGCTTCACCGCAGTCCTCCATCAAGCACGCCGGTACGCCGTGGGAACTCGGTTTGGCCGAAACACAGCAAACGCTGGTATTGAACCGCCTGCGTTCGCGCATTCGTGTTCAGGTGGATGGCCAACTGAAAACTGGCCGCGACGTTGTAATCGGTGCCTTGCTGGGTGCTGACGAATTCGGCTTTGCAACTGCTCCGCTTGTGGTTGAAGGCTGCATCATGATGCGCAAGTGCCATCTGAATACCTGCCCGGTCGGTGTGGCTACTCAGGATCCGGAATTGCGCAAGCGCTTTACCGGTCAGCCGGAACATGTCGTGAACTACTTCTTCTTCATTGCCGATGAAGTTCGTGAAATCATGGCCCAGCTGGGTATTCGCAAGTTTGATGATCTGGTTGGTCGTGCTGACCTTCTCGACATGCGTACAGGTATTGAACACTGGAAGGCCAAGGGCCTGGATTTCTCCAAGGTTTTCTACTTGCCGAACGTTCCTGCTGATGTGCCCCGTCGCCAGACCGAGACACAGGACCACGGTCTTGACAGGGCGCTGGATCACAAACTGATCGAGCAAGCACGGCCTGCCTTGGAAAATGGGCAGAAGGTGCAGATCGAGACGTCAATTATCAACGTCAACCGGACTTGCGGCACCATGCTATCGGGTCAGGTAGCCCGCCGCTATGGTAACGCCGGCTTGCCGGACGATACCATTCACGTCAAGCTGACCGGCACCGCTGGACAGGCTTTCAGTGCCTTCCTGGCCAAGGGTGTCACGATGGAACTGACTGGCGAAGGCAACGACTACGTTGGCAAGGGATTGTCGGGTGGCCGCATTATCATCAAGCCGAGCCCTGATTTCCGGGGCGACACCCAGGAAAATATCATTGTTGGCAATACCGTCTTGTACGGGGCAACCGATGGTGAGGCTTTCCTTGCTGGTGTTGGTGGTGAGCGTTTCGCTGTTCGCAATTCAGGTGGAACAGCTGTTGTCGAGGGTGTGGGCGACCACGGTTGCGAATACATGACCGGTGGCACTGTCGTGGTGCTCGGGATGACCGGGCGCAACTTCGCGGCCGGTATGTCGGGCGGCATCGCCTATGTGCTGGACGAAGATGGCACCTTCAAGCAACGCGCCAATCTGGCGCAGGTAGCCTTGGAGAAAGTCTTGCCAGCAAATCGTCATGCTGCAGGCGAGCCGCTGCACCTCGGATTAGCCGATGAGACCCTGCTGAAGGATCTGATCACGCGCCACGTCGAATATACCAGCAGCGAAACTGCCAAGCGGATTCTTGCCAATTGGGATGTCTATCGCGAGAAGTTCGTCAAGGTTTATCCGCATGAGTACAAGCGCGCCCTTACGGAAATGGCCGCTGCACAGAAGGAGGCCGCATAA
- a CDS encoding glutamate synthase subunit beta: MGKPTGFMEFERLNEAYDPVEQRLTHYKEFVHALNDDDAKIQGARCMDCGIPFCNSGCPVNNIIPDWNDLVYRGNWKQALEVLHSTNNFPDFTGRICPAPCEAACTLGINAAPVGIKSIEHFIIDKGWESGWVVPLPPKAKTGKRVAIIGSGPAGLAAAQQLARVGHEVTVFEKSDRIGGLLGYGIPDFKMEKTVIDRRVAQMEAEGVTFKTKVLVGDKSLPDGINNDAKDFVAADSLMKDFDAVILAAGAEVPRELPVPGRQLKGIYAALEFLIPQNKENQQGKTNPISVKGKHVIVIGGGDTGSDCVGTSNRHGAASVTQFELMPMPPEEENKALTWPYWPYKLRTSSSHDEGCSRDFAVATKSFIDDGNGNVKALQAVRVEWKDGKMVEVAGSEFELPCDNAFLAMGFTNPVGSLLDAFGVDKDARQNAKATTDGEGCYKTNVDKVYAAGDVRRGQSLVVWAIREGRQAAREVDQFLMGSTTLPR, translated from the coding sequence ATGGGCAAGCCGACTGGATTTATGGAATTCGAACGCCTGAACGAGGCTTACGATCCGGTTGAACAACGTCTGACGCATTACAAGGAGTTCGTGCATGCACTGAACGACGACGATGCGAAGATTCAGGGCGCACGTTGCATGGACTGCGGCATTCCGTTCTGCAATAGCGGTTGCCCGGTCAACAACATCATTCCGGACTGGAATGATCTGGTGTATCGCGGTAACTGGAAGCAGGCGCTTGAGGTGCTGCATTCCACCAACAATTTCCCTGACTTTACCGGCCGCATTTGTCCGGCACCTTGCGAAGCCGCCTGTACGCTGGGCATCAATGCTGCGCCGGTGGGCATCAAGTCGATTGAGCATTTCATCATCGACAAGGGTTGGGAGTCTGGTTGGGTAGTACCTCTGCCGCCGAAGGCCAAGACCGGGAAGAGAGTTGCCATCATCGGCTCAGGCCCGGCTGGCTTGGCCGCAGCCCAGCAACTGGCTCGAGTTGGTCATGAAGTTACCGTGTTCGAGAAGAGCGACCGCATTGGTGGCCTGCTTGGTTACGGTATTCCTGACTTCAAGATGGAAAAGACGGTGATTGATCGCCGTGTGGCCCAGATGGAAGCGGAAGGCGTCACCTTCAAGACGAAGGTTCTTGTTGGCGACAAGAGTCTGCCGGACGGCATCAACAACGATGCCAAGGATTTTGTTGCTGCCGATTCGCTGATGAAGGATTTCGACGCGGTAATTCTGGCAGCCGGCGCTGAAGTGCCGCGTGAATTGCCGGTACCCGGCCGTCAGTTGAAAGGCATCTATGCTGCGCTGGAGTTCCTGATTCCGCAGAACAAGGAAAATCAGCAGGGCAAGACCAACCCGATCAGCGTCAAGGGCAAGCACGTCATCGTCATCGGTGGCGGCGACACCGGTTCTGACTGTGTCGGTACCTCAAATCGTCACGGTGCCGCTTCGGTGACCCAGTTCGAACTGATGCCGATGCCACCGGAGGAAGAAAACAAGGCGCTGACCTGGCCTTACTGGCCGTACAAGCTACGCACATCTTCCTCTCACGATGAAGGTTGCAGCCGCGATTTCGCGGTGGCCACCAAGTCATTTATCGACGATGGCAATGGCAACGTCAAAGCGCTGCAAGCCGTTCGCGTCGAATGGAAGGACGGCAAGATGGTCGAAGTGGCTGGTTCGGAATTCGAACTGCCCTGCGATAACGCTTTCCTGGCCATGGGCTTCACCAATCCGGTGGGCAGTCTGCTTGATGCCTTTGGCGTCGATAAGGATGCGCGTCAGAATGCCAAGGCAACAACCGATGGCGAGGGCTGCTACAAAACCAACGTTGACAAGGTTTACGCGGCCGGTGACGTCCGTCGTGGTCAGTCACTGGTTGTTTGGGCAATTCGCGAAGGGCGTCAGGCTGCCCGTGAAGTGGATCAGTTCCTGATGGGTTCGACGACACTGCCACGATAA
- the glmU gene encoding bifunctional UDP-N-acetylglucosamine diphosphorylase/glucosamine-1-phosphate N-acetyltransferase GlmU, whose protein sequence is MNIVILAAGQGKRMHSNLPKVLHPIAGKALAQHVIDTARLLSPEKLIVVYGHGGEVVRSTLAASDILWAEQAQQLGTGHAVAQAISQLGAAAQTLVLYGDVPLTSLGTLKRLLQAGKDGLSILTVDLANPAGYGRIVRDAAGNVSSIVEEKDAIPEQKAIGEVNTGIMVMPTARLAEWLGNLKNNNAQGEYYLTDIVALAVAEGMPVRTAQPEGEWEVLGVNSKVQLAELERQHQRNLADQLLVSGVRLADPARIDIRGKLAHGRDVAIDVGCVFEGDVELADAVEVGPYCVLKNVKVGAGTRIAAFCHFEDAVIGPDGVLGPYARLRPGTELGPEVHIGNFVEVKNTKIAAQSKANHLAYIGDAEIGQRVNVGAGTITCNYDGANKHKTIIEDDVFIGSDTQLIAPVTVGRGATLGAGTTLTKNAPPDALTVSRAKQMTLPGWERPQKVKK, encoded by the coding sequence ATGAATATCGTTATTCTCGCTGCCGGCCAAGGCAAGCGCATGCACTCCAATCTACCCAAGGTGCTGCACCCGATCGCCGGCAAGGCGCTGGCACAGCATGTTATCGACACCGCTCGCCTGCTATCACCGGAAAAATTGATTGTGGTTTACGGGCACGGCGGCGAGGTGGTGCGCTCGACGCTTGCTGCCAGCGATATTCTGTGGGCTGAACAAGCACAACAACTGGGTACGGGCCATGCCGTTGCCCAAGCCATATCGCAGCTTGGCGCCGCAGCCCAGACGCTGGTGCTCTATGGCGATGTGCCGCTGACTTCGCTAGGGACCTTGAAGCGCCTGTTGCAGGCCGGGAAGGATGGCCTGTCCATTCTCACCGTTGACCTTGCCAACCCGGCCGGCTACGGTCGTATCGTGCGGGATGCTGCCGGTAACGTTTCAAGCATTGTCGAAGAAAAGGATGCAATACCGGAACAGAAGGCGATCGGCGAAGTAAATACCGGCATCATGGTCATGCCGACGGCGCGACTGGCCGAATGGCTGGGCAATCTGAAAAACAACAACGCCCAGGGCGAGTACTACCTGACCGACATCGTTGCCTTGGCCGTGGCTGAAGGCATGCCAGTGCGTACGGCACAGCCCGAGGGTGAATGGGAAGTGCTCGGGGTGAACAGCAAGGTGCAGCTCGCTGAACTTGAACGCCAGCACCAGCGCAACCTCGCTGATCAACTGCTGGTTTCCGGTGTCAGACTGGCGGATCCGGCCCGCATCGATATTCGCGGTAAGTTGGCGCATGGTCGTGATGTGGCCATCGATGTTGGCTGCGTCTTCGAAGGGGATGTGGAACTGGCCGATGCGGTCGAGGTTGGCCCGTACTGTGTACTGAAGAACGTCAAGGTTGGGGCTGGTACGCGCATTGCCGCGTTTTGCCATTTTGAGGATGCGGTTATCGGTCCCGATGGCGTGCTTGGCCCCTACGCGCGCTTGCGGCCGGGGACAGAACTAGGCCCGGAAGTCCATATCGGCAATTTTGTCGAAGTAAAAAATACGAAAATCGCCGCACAGTCCAAGGCCAATCATCTGGCCTACATTGGTGACGCCGAAATCGGTCAGCGGGTGAATGTTGGCGCCGGTACGATCACCTGCAACTATGATGGCGCAAACAAGCACAAGACCATCATCGAGGACGATGTATTCATCGGCTCGGATACGCAATTGATTGCGCCGGTGACCGTTGGTCGTGGCGCAACACTGGGGGCTGGAACCACGCTCACCAAAAATGCACCGCCGGATGCGCTTACCGTATCGCGAGCCAAACAGATGACGCTGCCCGGTTGGGAACGTCCGCAAAAGGTCAAGAAATAA
- a CDS encoding elongation factor G — MSKYTTEALRSVALVGHGAVGKTSLAEALLFATGTISAKGSVEKGNTVADFDAQEKEAGHSLTSAVMNFAYDDTRVHLIDTPGYPDFSGQAIAALAGVDTALIVVNAQTGVELMTERMMRYAAERKLCRMIVINKIDADNLDLPGLVADIRERFGKQCMLLDLPVHGAAEVVEVLEHAAGDADFESVAEAHRALIDQIVEEDEDLLAQYLEDGADPSAFALHAPFEKALREGHLIPILFTSAKTGAGIKELLHVLASLAPNPAEGNPPPFYKGEPGDVTEPFQALPDADKHVLAHVFKVVADPYMGKIGVFRVHQGTMKKDMQLFVGDSKRPVKVGHLYLLQGKDSVEVDELLPGDIGAIAKVDDIDFDCVLHDSHDEDHIHLVPLEFPKPMAGLAVETKKKGDEQRLFDILGKLAMEDPTFIVERHPTSNETVVRGLGEIHLKAKLARMAGQYKLEVDTQPPRIPYCETITGSAEAMYRHKKQSGGAGQFGEVHLRIEPKGRGEGFEFVDAVKGGVIPGVFMAAVEKGIRQGLEGGVVAGYAVDDLKVTVFDGKTHAVDGKEVAFTTAGRKAVIEAIRGAKPIVLEPIVSIEIVVPETAIGDLTGDLSGRRGHITGTDGRGRGMAAITGEVPLAELNDYQSRLKSLTGGQGSYTIEFARYAAVPGNIQQQLASKFQLHDEDE; from the coding sequence ATGTCAAAGTACACCACCGAGGCGCTTCGTTCCGTTGCACTGGTCGGCCATGGTGCGGTCGGCAAGACCAGCCTTGCCGAAGCGCTGCTTTTTGCGACCGGCACGATTTCAGCGAAGGGTAGCGTTGAGAAGGGCAATACGGTTGCCGATTTCGACGCTCAGGAAAAGGAGGCGGGGCATTCTCTGACTTCCGCGGTGATGAATTTTGCTTATGACGACACCCGCGTTCACCTGATCGACACCCCGGGTTATCCGGACTTTTCCGGGCAAGCCATAGCGGCGCTGGCCGGTGTGGATACTGCGCTGATTGTCGTTAATGCGCAGACCGGCGTTGAGCTGATGACTGAGCGCATGATGCGCTATGCTGCCGAACGCAAACTGTGCCGGATGATCGTGATTAACAAGATTGATGCCGACAACCTTGATCTACCCGGTTTGGTCGCCGACATTCGCGAACGTTTTGGCAAGCAGTGCATGCTGCTTGACCTGCCGGTGCATGGCGCGGCAGAGGTGGTCGAAGTGCTTGAGCACGCTGCCGGTGACGCTGATTTTGAGTCCGTGGCCGAGGCCCATCGCGCGCTGATTGATCAGATCGTCGAAGAAGACGAAGATTTGCTCGCACAGTATCTTGAAGACGGTGCCGATCCGAGCGCTTTCGCTCTCCATGCACCGTTCGAGAAGGCGTTGCGCGAAGGTCACCTGATTCCCATCCTGTTTACCTCGGCTAAAACCGGTGCCGGCATCAAGGAACTGCTGCATGTGCTCGCCTCGTTGGCGCCGAATCCGGCGGAAGGCAATCCTCCGCCCTTCTACAAGGGCGAGCCGGGTGATGTGACCGAGCCTTTCCAGGCGCTGCCGGATGCGGACAAGCATGTGCTGGCCCACGTGTTCAAGGTGGTTGCCGATCCCTACATGGGCAAGATTGGTGTTTTCCGCGTTCATCAGGGCACCATGAAGAAGGACATGCAGCTCTTTGTCGGCGATAGCAAGCGCCCGGTAAAAGTCGGGCATCTCTACCTTCTGCAGGGCAAGGACAGTGTTGAGGTGGACGAGCTGCTGCCGGGAGATATCGGTGCCATCGCCAAGGTCGATGACATCGATTTTGACTGCGTATTGCACGACTCACATGACGAAGATCACATTCATCTCGTTCCCCTCGAATTCCCGAAGCCGATGGCCGGCTTGGCTGTCGAAACGAAGAAGAAAGGCGACGAGCAGCGTCTGTTCGACATTCTTGGCAAGCTGGCGATGGAAGACCCGACCTTTATCGTCGAGCGTCACCCGACCAGCAACGAAACTGTCGTGCGCGGCCTGGGTGAAATTCACCTGAAGGCCAAGCTGGCGCGCATGGCCGGGCAGTACAAGCTGGAAGTAGACACCCAGCCGCCGCGCATTCCTTATTGCGAAACGATCACCGGCTCAGCCGAGGCCATGTATCGCCACAAGAAGCAGTCGGGCGGGGCCGGGCAGTTCGGCGAAGTCCATTTGCGCATTGAGCCGAAAGGCCGTGGTGAAGGCTTCGAGTTTGTCGATGCCGTCAAGGGCGGCGTCATTCCCGGGGTATTCATGGCGGCCGTGGAAAAGGGCATTCGTCAGGGCTTGGAAGGTGGCGTGGTCGCAGGTTACGCTGTTGACGACCTGAAAGTCACCGTATTCGATGGCAAGACTCACGCTGTGGACGGCAAGGAAGTGGCCTTCACGACCGCCGGCCGCAAGGCGGTGATAGAAGCGATTCGTGGCGCCAAGCCCATCGTGCTGGAACCGATCGTCAGCATCGAGATCGTGGTGCCGGAAACCGCGATTGGTGATCTGACCGGCGACCTCTCCGGACGGCGCGGTCATATTACCGGCACCGATGGTCGTGGGCGCGGCATGGCGGCGATCACCGGCGAAGTACCGCTGGCTGAACTGAATGACTACCAGTCGCGGCTCAAGTCGTTGACCGGTGGCCAGGGCAGCTACACCATCGAGTTTGCGCGCTACGCTGCTGTACCGGGCAATATTCAGCAGCAACTGGCCAGCAAATTCCAGCTGCACGACGAAGACGAGTGA